One genomic window of Malaciobacter molluscorum LMG 25693 includes the following:
- a CDS encoding MarR family winged helix-turn-helix transcriptional regulator, which translates to MTEELNKSIGFKINQIASKINQQFNYILQDYNIALEQRVTLEIISADKNITQTKISTILGKDKTTICRALNSLEKKGFIIKEENKEDKRVNIIKLTQKAYKVLKDTEDIIQNYRNVLSSNLKEEEITTLFKILEKISIKI; encoded by the coding sequence ATGACTGAAGAATTAAATAAATCAATTGGCTTTAAAATAAACCAAATTGCAAGTAAAATAAATCAACAATTTAATTATATTCTACAAGATTATAATATTGCACTAGAACAAAGAGTAACTTTGGAAATAATTAGTGCAGATAAAAATATAACACAAACTAAAATATCAACCATTTTAGGAAAAGATAAAACTACAATTTGCAGAGCACTTAACTCACTAGAAAAGAAGGGCTTCATTATAAAAGAAGAGAATAAAGAGGATAAAAGAGTAAATATTATTAAACTAACACAAAAAGCATATAAAGTATTAAAAGATACAGAAGATATTATTCAAAATTATAGAAATGTATTATCTTCAAATTTAAAAGAAGAAGAGATCACTACTCTTTTTAAGATTTTAGAAAAAATAAGTATTAAAATATAA
- a CDS encoding multidrug effflux MFS transporter, translating into MKKSVNHIYLIILLAILSSVAPIAIDTYIPSIPNIAEYFHVGIEKIELTLSIFLIGFSIGQIFGGTFSDRIGRRKSSIIGLVGFSIFSFLIILSENVIQLWVFRFFEAFFGGFVVVNSNAIVRDMFHGKEAAKIFSLIGTVRSIAPLAAPAIGAFIIHFYSWKYVFLFLCGYSLFIAFIVFKTLKETFTYTKQNVIESYKTVLKNKMAMKAMLVLALGFSGFFILISKSSFIYIEYFNIPTDYFPFFFGLNFIILVIMIRVNVLMLKYFTQLDLIKIALIIQIIAGTLFAYFSNSITLIPSMVLIATYMSMMAFVFGNSMALAMEHFSKNAGVASSVIGVLQFGFGAIISSIVLLFQTKTFMPIGMSIAVISFIAFFIIRTYKNK; encoded by the coding sequence TTGAAAAAATCAGTAAATCATATATATCTAATTATATTATTAGCAATATTATCGTCAGTTGCACCAATTGCAATAGACACTTATATACCATCAATACCAAATATAGCAGAATATTTTCATGTAGGTATTGAAAAAATAGAATTAACTTTATCTATATTTTTAATAGGATTTTCTATTGGACAAATTTTCGGAGGTACTTTTTCAGATAGAATAGGAAGAAGAAAATCTTCAATTATTGGTCTTGTAGGATTTAGTATTTTTAGTTTTCTAATTATATTAAGTGAAAATGTAATTCAATTATGGGTATTTAGATTTTTTGAAGCCTTTTTTGGTGGATTTGTTGTAGTAAATTCAAATGCAATTGTAAGAGATATGTTTCATGGAAAAGAAGCTGCAAAGATTTTCTCACTTATTGGAACAGTAAGAAGTATTGCTCCATTAGCTGCTCCTGCAATTGGTGCATTTATTATTCATTTTTATTCATGGAAATATGTTTTTCTATTTTTATGTGGTTACTCTTTATTTATTGCATTTATTGTTTTTAAAACATTAAAAGAGACATTTACATATACCAAACAAAATGTTATAGAATCATATAAAACTGTACTTAAAAATAAAATGGCAATGAAAGCTATGCTTGTTCTTGCATTGGGATTTTCTGGTTTTTTTATACTTATTTCTAAATCATCATTTATTTATATTGAATATTTTAACATTCCAACTGACTATTTCCCTTTCTTTTTTGGTTTGAACTTTATTATTCTTGTGATAATGATTAGAGTTAATGTGTTAATGCTTAAATATTTTACACAATTAGATTTAATAAAAATTGCACTGATTATACAAATTATAGCAGGAACTCTATTTGCATATTTTTCTAATAGTATAACTTTAATTCCTTCTATGGTTTTAATAGCTACTTATATGAGTATGATGGCATTTGTATTTGGTAATAGTATGGCTTTGGCGATGGAACATTTTTCAAAAAATGCAGGGGTTGCATCATCAGTAATTGGAGTATTACAGTTTGGTTTTGGAGCAATTATTTCTTCAATAGTATTATTATTTCAAACAAAAACATTTATGCCTATTGGTATGAGTATTGCAGTTATATCTTTTATCGCATTTTTTATAATTAGAACATACAAGAATAAGTAA
- the dksA gene encoding RNA polymerase-binding protein DksA translates to MAKALNEKQVEEIKVLLLENKQKIETALRKIDEDHESLSTMDLKDEGDFAAASRDYSNDIHIKKQQKKELELIDHALKKIEKGEYTGLCEMCDSEITIKRLRVKPHARYCIDCRSFIDNEKKER, encoded by the coding sequence ATGGCTAAAGCATTAAATGAAAAGCAAGTTGAAGAGATAAAAGTCTTATTATTAGAAAATAAGCAAAAGATTGAAACAGCTTTAAGAAAAATTGATGAAGATCATGAGTCTTTGAGTACAATGGATTTAAAAGATGAGGGTGATTTTGCAGCTGCAAGTAGAGATTACTCAAATGATATTCATATTAAAAAACAACAAAAAAAAGAATTAGAATTAATTGATCACGCATTAAAAAAGATAGAAAAAGGTGAATATACAGGTCTTTGTGAAATGTGTGATAGTGAAATTACTATTAAAAGATTAAGAGTTAAACCTCATGCAAGATATTGTATAGATTGTAGAAGTTTCATCGATAACGAGAAAAAAGAACGTTAA
- a CDS encoding BaiN/RdsA family NAD(P)/FAD-dependent oxidoreductase, with the protein MKIAIIGAGAAGVMAAITAKRLNKDLYIDIFDINNLIGKKILASGNGRCNISNTTITQDNYIGENPSFVNQALKEFDFKAFENFCKSIGLILDIKDSSKVYPLSNEAKSVVLLLEKELENLQINQILETKIEKVIKKEDSFILKSEDKEFKDYDKVLISSGLQAAPQLNSTEDGIDIATSFNHSFNPTYPSLVGLQTDFEFKSKLQGVKKEATVTLYIDKQKEKEITGDILFTKYGVSGFAILDISQYAVYALSLYQDVAISINLFPTLTKNELLGIIETLFKTIPKSDAIDALTGVVSKKLAMVLLDINNINKDIKSADINAKQLRAIINTLTNMRFKIDGTQGFKHAEASGGGIRTDEVDNKTFESKLCKNLYFAGEVLDIVGNRGGFNLHFAWASGFLVGKSISKL; encoded by the coding sequence TTGAAGATAGCAATTATTGGTGCAGGTGCAGCAGGTGTAATGGCTGCTATTACAGCCAAAAGGTTAAATAAAGATTTATATATAGATATTTTTGATATAAATAATTTGATAGGAAAAAAAATACTTGCATCAGGAAATGGTAGATGCAATATTTCAAATACAACAATTACTCAAGATAACTATATAGGAGAAAATCCAAGTTTTGTAAATCAGGCATTAAAAGAGTTTGATTTTAAAGCATTTGAAAATTTTTGTAAAAGTATAGGATTGATTTTAGATATAAAAGATAGCAGTAAAGTATATCCTTTATCAAATGAAGCAAAATCTGTTGTACTTTTATTAGAAAAAGAGCTTGAGAATTTACAAATAAATCAAATATTAGAAACTAAAATAGAAAAGGTAATAAAAAAAGAAGATAGTTTTATTTTAAAATCAGAAGATAAAGAGTTTAAAGATTATGATAAAGTTTTAATAAGTAGTGGTTTACAAGCTGCTCCTCAATTAAATTCAACTGAAGATGGAATAGATATAGCAACTAGTTTTAATCATAGTTTTAACCCTACATACCCTTCTTTAGTTGGTCTTCAAACAGACTTTGAATTTAAAAGTAAATTGCAAGGCGTAAAAAAAGAGGCAACTGTTACATTATATATAGATAAACAAAAAGAAAAAGAGATTACAGGTGATATTCTTTTTACAAAGTATGGAGTATCTGGTTTTGCTATTTTGGATATTTCACAATATGCAGTTTATGCTTTAAGTTTATATCAAGATGTTGCTATATCAATAAATCTTTTTCCTACTTTAACAAAAAATGAACTTTTAGGCATAATTGAAACTCTTTTTAAAACAATTCCAAAAAGTGATGCAATTGATGCTCTAACAGGTGTTGTATCTAAAAAATTAGCGATGGTTTTATTAGATATAAATAATATAAATAAAGATATAAAATCAGCTGATATAAATGCAAAACAGTTAAGAGCTATAATTAATACTTTAACAAATATGCGATTTAAAATAGATGGAACTCAAGGCTTTAAACATGCAGAAGCAAGTGGTGGTGGAATAAGAACTGATGAAGTTGATAATAAAACTTTTGAAAGTAAATTATGTAAAAATTTATATTTTGCAGGAGAGGTTTTAGATATAGTTGGAAATAGAGGAGGGTTTAATCTTCATTTTGCATGGGCAAGTGGTTTTTTAGTTGGCAAATCAATAAGTAAATTATAA
- a CDS encoding cupin domain-containing protein — translation MQVKNILDDIKIDKNVEQFISLINTKNVKIEKIVSNGQKSKKNFWYDQEENEFVIVLSGDAIIEFEDKQVKLKKGDYLNIDSHRKHRVKYTNENEPTIWLAIFY, via the coding sequence ATGCAAGTAAAAAATATATTAGATGATATAAAAATTGATAAAAATGTAGAACAGTTTATTTCATTAATAAATACAAAAAATGTGAAAATTGAAAAAATAGTATCAAATGGACAAAAAAGTAAAAAAAACTTTTGGTATGATCAAGAAGAAAATGAGTTTGTAATTGTATTAAGTGGTGATGCAATTATAGAGTTTGAAGATAAACAAGTAAAATTAAAAAAAGGTGATTATTTAAATATAGATTCTCACAGAAAGCATAGGGTAAAATACACAAATGAAAATGAACCAACAATTTGGTTGGCAATATTTTATTAA
- a CDS encoding O-acetylhomoserine aminocarboxypropyltransferase/cysteine synthase family protein codes for MQKETIAIHAGYNKKEGHGSMSVPITQTTAYAFRDSEHAANLFALKELGPIYGRITNPTTDVLEQRFAALEGGAAAICTSSGQAAIFFAIANVAEAGDNILISDKLYGGAVTLLTHTIKRFGIKARVFNSEKVNDLEEQINDKTKAIFFESLSNPQIAIGDIEKIVEIAKKHGVLTICDNTVATAALFNPIKWGVDVVVHSTSKYTNGQGTAIGGIVVEREGLAEFFKENNKRYYHFNEPDESYHGLVYTEVPLPNFCLRIRLALLRDIGATQSPHNSWLLIQTLETLLLRVDKHSDNALEVAKFLQSHPKVKSVNYPGLKDSPYYEKAQKYFKNGKASGLISFEAESFEDARKIIDSTKLFSVVVNIGDSKSLITHPGSTTHSQLSEEELIAAGINPSTIRLSIGLEDPKDLIEDLDQALNK; via the coding sequence ATGCAAAAAGAGACTATTGCAATACATGCAGGGTACAATAAAAAAGAGGGACATGGATCAATGAGCGTTCCTATCACTCAAACAACTGCATATGCATTTAGAGATTCTGAACATGCAGCAAATTTATTTGCACTAAAAGAGTTAGGTCCTATTTATGGAAGAATAACTAACCCTACTACTGATGTATTAGAACAAAGATTTGCTGCACTTGAGGGTGGTGCTGCAGCAATTTGTACATCAAGTGGTCAAGCAGCAATATTTTTTGCAATTGCAAATGTTGCAGAAGCTGGAGATAATATACTTATCTCAGATAAACTATACGGTGGTGCTGTTACATTACTTACACATACTATTAAAAGATTTGGTATTAAAGCTAGAGTTTTTAATAGTGAAAAAGTAAATGACTTAGAAGAGCAAATAAATGATAAAACAAAAGCTATCTTCTTTGAATCACTATCAAACCCGCAAATTGCTATTGGAGATATTGAAAAAATTGTTGAAATAGCAAAAAAACATGGAGTATTAACTATTTGTGATAATACAGTTGCAACAGCAGCTTTATTTAATCCTATTAAATGGGGTGTAGATGTAGTTGTTCATTCTACTTCTAAATATACAAATGGACAAGGAACTGCTATTGGGGGAATTGTAGTAGAAAGAGAAGGTCTTGCAGAGTTTTTCAAAGAAAATAACAAAAGATACTATCACTTTAATGAACCTGATGAAAGTTATCATGGATTAGTTTATACTGAAGTTCCATTACCAAACTTTTGTCTTAGAATTAGACTTGCACTATTAAGAGACATAGGAGCAACTCAGTCTCCACATAATTCATGGCTTCTAATTCAGACATTAGAAACACTATTGTTAAGAGTAGATAAACATTCAGATAATGCTTTAGAGGTTGCTAAATTTTTACAATCTCATCCAAAAGTAAAATCTGTTAATTATCCAGGCTTAAAAGATAGTCCATATTATGAAAAAGCTCAAAAATACTTCAAAAATGGAAAAGCTTCAGGGCTTATCTCATTTGAAGCAGAAAGTTTTGAAGATGCAAGAAAAATTATTGATAGTACAAAACTATTTAGTGTAGTTGTAAATATTGGTGATAGTAAATCTTTAATTACTCATCCAGGAAGTACAACTCACTCACAATTAAGTGAAGAGGAACTAATTGCTGCTGGTATTAACCCATCAACAATTAGATTAAGTATAGGATTAGAAGATCCTAAAGATTTAATTGAAGATTTAGATCAAGCATTAAATAAATAA
- a CDS encoding RrF2 family transcriptional regulator, giving the protein MPLISTKGVYGLSAMHELSKYNKDTPMQIKEISKKANIPQNYLEQLLGKLRKAGLVKSIRGAKGGYILALEAKDIYIGDILAVLEDDLKIIDQRSQNPILNLFFEDAKLNIRTFFNVNLSKLDEYQEKYNEFLHYSI; this is encoded by the coding sequence ATGCCATTAATTTCAACAAAGGGAGTATATGGATTATCTGCCATGCATGAGTTAAGTAAATACAATAAGGATACTCCCATGCAAATTAAAGAGATTTCTAAAAAAGCAAATATTCCGCAGAATTATTTAGAACAACTTTTAGGAAAATTAAGAAAAGCGGGACTGGTTAAAAGTATAAGAGGTGCAAAAGGAGGCTATATACTAGCCCTTGAAGCAAAAGATATATATATAGGTGATATTTTGGCTGTTTTGGAGGATGATTTAAAAATTATTGACCAAAGAAGCCAAAATCCTATATTAAATCTTTTCTTCGAAGATGCAAAATTAAATATAAGAACTTTTTTTAATGTAAATCTATCAAAGTTAGATGAATATCAAGAAAAGTATAATGAATTTTTACACTATAGCATATAA
- the cysK gene encoding cysteine synthase A, whose translation MKYAKNVTELVGNTPLVELQSASKKSGATVLGKCEFMNPTHSVKDRIGTNMIKTAIENGLINDTTTVIEPTSGNTGIALASVCAGLGIKLILTMPSSMSIERRKLLKALGAELVLTEPEKGMKGAVEKANELSKEIDNSFVPQQFANQANPDIHRKTTAKEILADTDGKIDIFVAAIGTGGTLTGTGEILKQHNPDIKIIAVEPEASPVLSGGKPGPHKIQGIGAGFVPDILDTKLYDEVVTVSNEDAIESSRRLAKEEGLLVGVSAGANIKVAQDIASRPENKGKTIVTILCDTGERYLSSGLYEYDDE comes from the coding sequence ATGAAGTATGCAAAGAACGTTACGGAATTAGTTGGGAATACACCTTTAGTTGAACTACAAAGTGCATCTAAAAAAAGTGGTGCTACTGTTTTAGGTAAATGTGAGTTTATGAATCCTACACATTCAGTTAAAGATAGAATTGGTACAAATATGATTAAAACTGCTATTGAAAATGGTTTAATCAATGATACTACAACAGTAATTGAACCAACAAGTGGAAATACAGGTATTGCACTTGCTTCTGTTTGTGCAGGTCTTGGAATTAAATTAATTTTAACAATGCCAAGTTCAATGAGTATTGAAAGAAGAAAACTTTTAAAAGCATTAGGTGCAGAACTTGTACTTACAGAGCCAGAGAAAGGAATGAAAGGTGCTGTTGAAAAAGCTAATGAATTAAGTAAAGAAATTGATAATTCATTTGTTCCTCAACAATTTGCAAATCAAGCAAATCCAGATATTCATAGAAAAACTACTGCAAAAGAGATTTTAGCAGATACTGATGGAAAAATTGACATCTTTGTTGCAGCAATTGGTACAGGTGGAACATTAACAGGAACAGGTGAAATTTTAAAACAACATAATCCTGATATTAAAATCATTGCAGTTGAACCTGAAGCATCTCCTGTATTAAGTGGTGGAAAACCAGGTCCTCACAAAATTCAAGGAATTGGAGCTGGATTTGTTCCAGATATATTAGATACTAAACTTTATGATGAAGTTGTAACTGTATCAAATGAAGATGCAATTGAAAGTTCAAGAAGACTTGCAAAAGAAGAAGGTTTATTAGTTGGTGTTTCTGCAGGTGCAAATATAAAAGTAGCACAAGATATAGCATCAAGACCAGAAAATAAAGGTAAAACAATAGTAACAATTCTTTGTGATACTGGGGAAAGATACTTAAGTTCTGGATTATATGAATATGATGATGAGTAA
- a CDS encoding DUF2061 domain-containing protein — MHEKPYRSIVKSISWRTIGTIDTMIISYFITGNFVMAASIGSIEVFTKMVIYYFHERAWNKIPLGRVKPTQNDYQI; from the coding sequence ATGCATGAAAAACCCTACAGATCAATAGTAAAATCAATATCATGGAGAACAATAGGAACTATAGACACTATGATTATCTCTTATTTTATTACGGGTAATTTTGTTATGGCAGCATCTATTGGTTCTATCGAAGTTTTCACAAAAATGGTTATATATTATTTTCATGAAAGAGCTTGGAATAAAATTCCACTTGGTAGAGTAAAACCAACACAAAATGATTATCAAATTTAG
- a CDS encoding phosphoadenylyl-sulfate reductase, translating into MEIINKLNEKLKDVSTLDVIEFFLKGYKNKIALASSLGAEDQVLTDMILKTNKDTKIFTLDTGRLNPETYNVMDATNLKYSVKLDVYFPKLENVEKLYKTQGVNGHFESIDNRKNCCNIRKIEPLKRALEGLDVWFTGLRSSQSVTREDMKLVEWDEAFGLIKVNPLINWNEEDVWTYIKENSVPYNKLHDQGYPSIGCAPCTRAVKDGEDIRAGRWWWENPEHKECGLHKK; encoded by the coding sequence ATGGAAATTATTAATAAATTAAATGAAAAACTAAAAGATGTTTCAACATTAGATGTAATTGAATTTTTTTTAAAAGGGTATAAAAATAAAATTGCATTAGCTTCAAGTTTAGGAGCTGAAGATCAAGTTTTAACGGATATGATTCTAAAAACAAATAAAGATACAAAAATTTTTACTTTAGATACAGGAAGATTAAATCCAGAAACATATAATGTAATGGATGCAACAAACCTAAAATATTCAGTAAAACTTGATGTTTACTTTCCGAAGTTAGAAAATGTTGAAAAGTTATATAAAACACAAGGTGTAAATGGTCACTTTGAAAGTATAGATAATAGAAAAAACTGCTGTAATATAAGAAAAATTGAACCTCTAAAAAGAGCTTTAGAAGGTCTTGATGTTTGGTTTACAGGACTTAGAAGTTCTCAAAGTGTTACAAGAGAAGATATGAAGTTAGTTGAATGGGATGAAGCTTTTGGATTAATTAAAGTAAACCCTTTAATTAACTGGAATGAAGAAGATGTATGGACATATATAAAAGAAAATAGTGTTCCATATAATAAACTTCATGATCAAGGATATCCAAGTATTGGATGTGCACCCTGTACTAGAGCCGTTAAGGACGGTGAAGATATTAGAGCTGGAAGATGGTGGTGGGAAAATCCTGAACATAAAGAGTGTGGTTTACATAAAAAATAG
- the cysD gene encoding sulfate adenylyltransferase subunit CysD — protein sequence MLDTKRLTHLKQLEAESIHIIREVVAEFNNPAMLYSIGKDSAVMLHLAIKAFAPAKLPFPLLHVDTTWKFKEMIEFRDKRAKELGFELLVHVNQEGVDQGIGPFTHGSAVHTDIMKTQGLKQALNKYKFDAVFGGARRDEEKSRAKERIYSFRDKNHRWDPKNQRPELWNIYNGRVHKDESIRVFPLSNWTELDIWQYIYLEQIPIVPLYFAKKRPVVEKDGIKIMVDDDRMPIEEGEEVKEELVRFRTLGCYPLTGAVESSATTLPEIIQEMLLTKTSERQGRVIDQDQAGSMEKKKIEGYF from the coding sequence ATGTTAGATACAAAAAGATTAACTCACTTAAAACAACTAGAAGCTGAGTCAATTCATATTATTAGAGAAGTTGTAGCAGAATTTAATAATCCTGCAATGCTTTATTCAATTGGTAAAGATTCTGCTGTGATGCTTCACTTAGCAATCAAAGCTTTTGCACCTGCAAAGTTACCATTTCCTTTACTTCATGTTGATACAACATGGAAGTTTAAAGAGATGATTGAATTTAGAGATAAAAGAGCAAAAGAACTTGGATTTGAATTACTTGTACATGTAAATCAAGAAGGCGTAGATCAAGGTATAGGACCATTTACACATGGAAGTGCAGTTCATACAGATATTATGAAAACACAAGGGTTAAAACAAGCATTAAACAAATATAAATTTGATGCTGTTTTTGGTGGAGCTAGACGTGATGAAGAAAAAAGTAGAGCAAAAGAGAGAATATATTCTTTTAGAGACAAAAATCACAGATGGGACCCAAAAAATCAAAGACCAGAACTTTGGAATATCTATAATGGTAGAGTTCATAAAGATGAATCAATAAGAGTATTTCCTCTTTCTAACTGGACAGAACTTGATATTTGGCAATATATATATTTAGAGCAAATTCCTATTGTTCCTTTATATTTTGCTAAAAAAAGACCAGTTGTTGAAAAAGATGGTATAAAAATCATGGTAGATGATGACAGAATGCCTATAGAAGAAGGTGAAGAAGTAAAAGAAGAGTTAGTTAGATTTAGAACGTTAGGTTGTTATCCTTTAACAGGTGCAGTTGAAAGTTCAGCAACTACTTTACCTGAAATTATTCAAGAAATGTTACTTACTAAAACAAGTGAGAGACAAGGAAGAGTTATTGACCAAGACCAAGCAGGATCAATGGAAAAGAAAAAAATAGAGGGGTATTTTTAA